Genomic window (Vulpes lagopus strain Blue_001 chromosome 6, ASM1834538v1, whole genome shotgun sequence):
ATTTTTGTGGTTTGTATGATGGTTTTTGTAATTCCATAAATGTATTGTTCTCGCTGTCTCCAATGAAAATATGGTGAAACAATACTGGGACCTTCTGAGTTCATGGAAAAGATAGCTCTGACTATTTCTTAAGATTGCTGTTACTTGGGGGGAAAGTCCTTGGAATTGTTGATGCTAAttaaatctgttctttttcttccctcaaagCAATCTGTATCTACTCCTTAAACAGAACCTGGCAAGACAGTAGGTTCTCTGTGGCTACACCAATTGACATAAATTGATTCAACCACACAAAGACAACTGTTACGTGGTCATGATGAACTCTTTGATATATTTCTGTCATGttacatatatacatttcttaACCACATATCTTCCAAATTCTTATAGAGTTCCCTGAAAAAGAGTTTCGTGGtcaaataaattttgttaatACTTTCTAATATGCAATAGCATTTTGTAGCTGAGAAATCCAGCAGAAAAGATATCTTTTAAGTGTAGCTTATTTCATTGTTTCTCAAACTTATTTGGATATGAAACACTTCTTTTTCATATGACACCATAATATCCCACAATAATAGTTTTACTTTGGATGCTAGTTTGGGTTGGGGCATATCCTGTATagatattatctaatttaattatttCCCCAAGTGCAAAAGTATGTGGAAATTAAAGTTATTGGGAGCAAGGAGCTTGTTTTagtgcctattttttttaataacaaaataatttggaGGTTTTTCTAGCTAAGAAAGACACTTAGGAGATTACCGGTTTGACAAAGGCTCTTATAaacaccttttttatttttttttttatttatttttttttaaacaccttttttaaaaggataatcaTTTTGACAAAACCCAGGGAACTACAATGATGCTCACTTTTTCTAGCCAACTCATAATAGTTTTAGGGAAGAGTCTTACTGAAAATAATTGAGAACTAATGATATATAGAGAAACAAAGATTATTTCCTGTGGTGCaacagaatctttacaaaaagcCATAGATTATACTTTGGATGTTAGCGATCTGCAAAGAGGGAAAGCTAGTTGAAAATTGCTTCTTTATTTAGGAAGTCTAGTCTTTAGGAAGATGGCTGGTATTCTTTAGGTGCTTTCTTGTTACCTTAAACATAGTAGATTATGTCTGGATTAGCCCACCTAACCCACATGGCGAGGTGTAAATGACTGAATGCATGCTCTAGGgactttttcctttgctgcacatTTTGGTATTTACCACATGGTTTTGTCCACACCAGTTTCAGTTTATGTATTAGTCTCTatctcacctcttttttttttctttgtctttttctcctttttcttttcttttctttcttttcttttcttttcttttcctttctttttttttctctttctttctttctttctttctttctttctttcttcctttctttccctctttctctctctttctctctctctttttttcttaagaacttGAGCAGGAGTTGCTAAAATTGCATCTGCAACAAGCATATCAAGGAAGCCTAGGGCTGAAAATCTTGGTCTGAAGTTCACCCTTTCACagtcaatttaataaaatatgattgACATTTGCAAACAAGTCTGTCCTACAGGAGTAAGGAGGAAGCCACATGAAACAAAGACTCCTTAATTTGAAAGAATATGaactatagtctttttttttctggcagagctgtatatgtatttattattctctATTTAAACTAATATAAGTTGTTTTCCTCTTGGTGTTGAAACAAATATTCCAGCCTTGCAGATGGCTGAATctgaacaaaaaataatttgttgttgTCGTAATTGTGTTAACTAACAGCAGAATGTTAGCAATGCATCTGATGGCAAACATCAGGCCATTActgccatcatcaccatcaacagCCACATACCAAAATAATAATCGTAATGTCTTTATATTGTATACTTTTCCATAGTTTCAAAATTACTGTAATTTATGTTATCTCTTGTTCTTCTCAAAACAACCTCAAGACTTAGATAAGGGTGGAACTATTATTACTCTATTTAAGAAATGAGCAAAGTGAGGTTCAGAAAggttcagtgacttgcccaatgCCACAGAGTTCATGACTGGTGAAGCTGAGATTCAAGCtaggaggtttttttaaaaattattttatttatttggggtagagagagtgagcatgaacaagggaagaggcagagtgagagagagaagcagactccttgctgagcaggggctTGATTCAAAGactctgggatgatgacctgagctgaaggcagacgcttaactgactgagcccccataCTAGGATTTTTCTGATATCCAGtttctttctacttctctctactgtctaaaatattatatttcattgtagttttcattaaatattttgtctgccatttttttaaataaaaacaatcccaCAGCATTTATTATCCTCTGGTAATAATATACAGGTAATCAAAACGATACAAACAAGGGTTTTAGAACTATATTCCCAAAAAAAgacatctaaaaaaacaaactacgTGGCCTTCTCAAGAAtttctcacttcatttttttttaattttttttttaatttttatttatttatgataggcacacagtgagagagagagagagagaggcagagacacaggcagagggagaagcaggctccatgcaccgggagcctgacgtgggattcgatcccgggtctccaggatcgcgccctgggccaaaggcaggcgctaaaccgctgcgccacccagggatcccaatttctcACTTCATTGATCATTCTAGTTGGAGACACTTTGGAGCAGAGTAATATCTCCTTTTAGCATGACCCGACCCagttgttttcttgattttgttttagaatgaatCTCTATGGCATCATCTAATACAAGGTTCATGTACTCATCAAAACCAATGATACAGCCCTCTATCCGCATATTTACTGGCTCATAAAGCCATACCTGAATCTGAGATCTATTTTGCAAGTATCTGAAGATGATATTGATGGACTGAACCATCACCTTCTGCACTTTTTGGCCCTGACCACGGTAAACCATAGTGGAAGCTGACAAAGACCACACCTTTGTCTgccattgatttaaaaaaacctCATTCCACTTTTAAGCCTTaatggtataaaaaaaaatcctatatttgACAGTGTTGATTTCAAATATAGTTATGTAGTCAATGCAGCTTTCTCAGTTACAAACTAATTAACTGCTTGTTAGTTGAAAGATTTAAATTTACAAATGCAAAGTACTTTCTGAAATTTATGGTTCCTCGTGaaacaataaaaacttttatCCCCATTTCTGTAACTGCATAAGGAAATTAATTAGTCACAGAATGACAAAAGATtaagtcaaatatttaaatttctaatctATTGCTTACTGTTTAAGTAACTTTGGTTTTCTTGCTTAGGTCAAGTACAAATGAGCTAGAAAAGGAAAGATGCCAAcagatatatgtattataaataacaGAACCCTTGGTTTAAAGAGCAAcattcttggggtgcctaggtggctcagtcagttaaatgtcccactcttgattttggcttaagtcatgatctcagggttgtgagatcaagtcccaagtcaggctctgttcTGGATGTCTAATTATACCATTGaatatattccctatactgtgcCTTTCTtgcctgtgactttttttttaaaaaagatgttatttatttatttgacagagagagagagagagaacaagcagagaaaGCAGCTggcaaggggaggaggagaagcaggctctctgctaagcagagagcccagtgtggggcttgatcccaggaccctgggatcatgacctgagctgaaggcaggcacttaagcaactgagccactcaggtgccacacCTGTGACTTCTTCATCCCATAACTAGAAGCTTGtatctcctcctccctttcacCAGTTCTGCCTATCTCCTCAACCTCTCTGGCAAACATCAGTTtgatctctgtatttataggtctgattctgctttctgtttattcatttgttttgtttgatagattctacatataagtgaaatcatgccatttgcctatctgatttatttcacttagcataataccctctaggtccatcgctgttgtcacaaatggcaaggtctcatccttttttatggttgagcAACATTCtctattgtatgtatgtatgctcCCTACgtgtatgcatatgcatataccacatctcctttatccattcatctaccagtggatccctgggttgctTTTGTgtcctggctattgtaaataatgctgcaattgaGAGGAGcgaatttatcttttcaaattagtgttttcagtttctttggataaatactcagaagtaaaattgctggatcatatgtagttctatttctaatttgttgaggaacctccatattgtttcccATAGTGGCAGCACCAGTTTACATACCAACTGACAGCATACTagggtttcctttcttttttttttttaagattttatttatttattcatgagagacacagagagagagaggcagagacacaggcagacggagaagcaggctccatgcaaggagactgacatgggactcgattccaggtctccaggatcaggccctgggctgaaggcagagctaaaccgttgagccactggTGCTGCCCCAGGGtttcctttctccacaccctctttaatacctgttatttcttgccttttggattctaaccattctgacagttgtaaggtgatatctcattgtggttttgatttgcattcttcTGATAATTGGTAATGTTGAGCATTTGTTCATATGTGTTTGCAacctgtatgtctttggagaaatgtctcttcaggtcctctGTTTATatttcaattggattatttgggggttttggtgttgagttttgtaaattctttatgtattttgatactaaccccttattggatatatcatttgtgaaAATCTTCCATTTAATAGtttatctcttcattttgttgaatggtttcctttgctgtgaaaagcttttcattttggtgtagtcccaatagtttaattttgcttttgtttcccttgcctgaggagacatatctagaaaaatgttgctaaagccaatgtcaaagaaatcacTGCTTATGTCTTCtaggtgttttatagtttcatatgGAGAGCCACCTTACGTTTTGTCTAGAGAATTACACAGACTTCATGTGGAAAAACCATGTTGCTAAAAGTTGAATCTGTTGTGTAACTTGCTGACTTTGGTATATAAAGAATATACCAATAACTCACTATATTAGTGAGGTGTGGTCTTTAAAATGTGGGGTCAGTCATGGGTTTCATAAGACCATCCACGCATTGCCCTTGGCTGACCCTGCTTGGAACCAATGGCACGTTCATGATAGGTGACAGGGATTTGGATGCAATTTTTATCCTGTGCACAAGAGGTGTAGGCTATGTTCAGCATCAATATAAAACAGATCACTTAAGTTATAACACAAAACACAGGAGAGAATAGGACTGCTCTACTGAGGTCAGATTTCCATTAGCAAAGCTAAGCATCAGAATGAAATGATGGATTAGTCCAGTTAGGCAAAATCTTGCTTACTCACTTTCCCCAAATTAGCACATTTTTTTGTCCTTGGTGATTTGGATAATTACTTCATTTCACTGCTGTCCTCTGCTTGTTGAGGCCTGGACTTAGCTAGTAATTAACATAGCCTGAATTGCAATTTGTCAGTCTACttcaattcagaaaatatttaaggaacacctagtatatgttaattattgTGCTGTGTTTTGAAACTCAAAGGTGAATAAAACATGGTCCCTATCTCTCTGGAACTCATAGTCTGTATAGGCAGGGAGAAAGCAAACTCCTACCACTACTGTAATATAAGTGCTTTATCAGTGATGGAGGTGGGTAGGGAGGCAGGAAGACAGTGTTCTGCAAGAGTACACATAAGAGAATTGTTAATCAGAAGTCAAGGAAGTATTGTTTGAAGTAAGTGTAAGCAGAAGTAAAGAGTATTTGGAAGAGCATTCTGGAGTTTCAGCATTCATTATCTACATTTGAGATTGTAAATGCCAAATAAGTAGAGAATTAAAGCTCTTGCATACAAAGGCAAAGATAGTTTTAGATGAGAGTTAAGTTACTGATGAatcaatagatggagaaaatagAGTCTattggttttaaatttctttgctaTTGCTAAGGTAAGTTAGTGCTTCTTCTAACAGAGGAAGTCACTATGAACTCTTAACCAAAGGTGCAGGGAAATTGGATctttttaaacattgatttttttcagatccCTCCTGAATATTAGAGATGGAGCAccaatttaaaacaaacacagcATTCTTAGACATGGGTGCCCAGTTGTGCCCTAAGGCTTTTTCTTCCATTCAAAAGTTCAGTCTGAAGCTTCCTGGCAGCACTAAGAAATCCCTACATAATATTCCATGCTAAGGAAAAGGTTCACTTTTGGAAAACTTTTGGAATAAAGATTGACAGTGAGATCCCTTCCAGAAAACCAGCTGCAGCAAAGATTGTTAGAGAATGTCACTCAGATTTTTACTAGAGGAGCAAAACTGTCCTGGAGGTGTGTTCAGCCTGTTGATGGTCACAGTAATCAGAAGCAATGTTTGAAAGTTAGGGTGGAATCATGGAGAAGTAATACTCAAAAGAAAAAGGGCCTTATAGGACATCACATTAAAGTGATAATCATACCTATATTAAATATTCCATTGGGTTATCTTCTAAAACCTTTTCCAGTTAATAATTAAATGCTAGTATTTTTATACTTAGAGAAAAGTATTGACTAACAAAAACAATTGCTGGGAGTAGTTTGTCTAGAAGTGACTTGTcccaattcattcattttctcattcctttacAGATGACATTTGTTTTCAGAATATATGGTCATAGTCAGAGGTCGTTCTAACACCTCTAAGTAAAAGAGGTCTTAGAACTAAGTAAAAGCAAGTATTTTAGATTCCAGATTTTGTTAATTCATGATTAGAGTAATGTTTTAGGAGGATTAATTGGAACTCTGTGCATAGGCCAAAGATCTGGGGGgaaactcaaaacaaaaagcttagaCAgaatgatggggatccctgggtggctcagcggtttagcacctgcctttggcccagggcatgatcctggagtctcgggatcaagtcccacatcaggttccctgcatggagcctgcttctccctctgcctgtgtctttgcctctctctctctgtctctctctctctctctctctctaataaataaataaaatatttaaaaaaaagcttagacAGAATGAAATAGTAATCTAGAGTAGAGGAGATAAATCCTGGTTGCTAGGATGATGGttgtagaaaaaaaagtaaaaataagagaaacacagaaggaaaaatggacaaaaataagtAACAATTGAATGTAAGTGGAATAAGGTTTAGAGCAGAGTTAGGGTCAGAGAAACAACTAAGTGGAAAagttgaaaagtaaaaacaatttgAGGAGAAAAGTGGAAAAGATGAAGTATTGATTTAGGACAGCTGGGATACAATTGGGTGGAGGTtaatgaggggcagagagagagatggagacaaagaCCTACCTTATATATTGATAATAACAATGAAAGAGTAGTCTGCTAAACTCGAGTGATGGGGTCTTAAATGAAATGGACTCTCAGAAATCATCAGTTAGGAATATTGAACTGCCCTCCATATTCCTATTCTTCTTACTGTTTTATTTCAATAAGTATTTGGTTCAACTTTAACATAATGTTATTCTTTTATAAGTAACATTTAAAACCACATCATACTGGATTTTTAATAATGGAAATGAGCAAGAGTCAGTTTCCTAATATGATCAGTGTTggcaaaaaatatgtaatattcttattaaaatgtaagtttttatataatttatatgctttacatattattattattgttattattagtagtattattatattattaatgatTACTTTAAGTGGGACCTGTACTAtacaaaaaataatgacaatctcTCAAAATTTTTCCACATCATCCATGGATTTCTAGAGgtcttgtcttcctttttcttttcttttctttctttctttctttctttctttctttctttctttcttctttctttctttctttttttagtaataaaagtATACGGACCtctgtaagtaaataaattccCTATGAGGCATCTAATTCTCAgaggtttattttaaagatttataagtCATACAACTTTACTCTGTCTTTATAAGTCATGCAACTTATACATACAAAATTTATAAGTGATACAACTTTACTCTGTCTTTTTAAGGTACTCTATTCCATTTAGAAATCTTATCTCCAAGAAGGCATTAGCCCAGCATATTACTTTATTCTTCTGATACACTCTGCTAGGCTTGTTAGAATCACTTGAGAATGTTCTTCTGGGGAGAAAATCTCctttggaagtatttttttaatccttactaCTTCTGGACCTCCCTTCTTCTGTATCAAGGCACAATAGTTACTGGAGAAAgttaacaaaaacacaaattgtGTTATAAACTCTTTTCCTGGAACTTACTTTGGTATCaaactttccttcttcctcccacttCTGGCCCCACCAATTTACAGGTTGTCCCAGCCTAACTCAAGC
Coding sequences:
- the LOC121493817 gene encoding small nuclear ribonucleoprotein E-like, with the protein product MVYRGQGQKVQKVMVQSINIIFRYLQNRSQIQVWLYEPVNMRIEGCIIGFDEYMNLVLDDAIEIHSKTKSRKQLGRVMLKGDITLLQSVSN